The DNA window CTTTTTTTCTACGCAGATTTCAGTTACGCAGAGCCTTGGGGCGGTTTTAGGCTTCCCGGCATGGCAGTGAGTGAATAGGTACTTAGGAAAAACGACAGCAAGGCAGCCAAGTCAGGCAAAGGCCAAAACATCTTTATTAAAACCGAAGGAAACTGCTGAAACGCAATGCCATCTATTCAAGAGGCggctttttttttaacaggcCATGTAGGAAACACAAGTTACATTTCTTAGCGTAAATATGCAATACAAAAAAACGGAGCATTTCTCCAAATGAAGACGAATGTGGGATGATCTATTGTGTGCACGTCACATGAGGTGCCTTGTGAGAGCTGCACCCACTGCATCAgtacaacacccccccccccccacgcacactCAGCAGGGCTCCAGGTTAAATGCTCTCCTGCATTCAGCTTTTCACTCCCGTCCAAACAGCCTTAATGCACTGGACACCAGGAGCCGCTGCCGTGATTTCCGATCGAAGACAATCAGTGGCTCGGATCGTCCGTCGGGACGGCCGGTACACAGCAGAGGTCCGTCTCTCCACCTCTCTGTTTGTTAATAACCCCCCCGGTGTCTGGCCTCTGCCGGGCTCCATTTAATCGCTGCTATTACCCCCCCAGTGTTTCCCATCCAGGACCTtgggcacacacagacagtccacatttttgctccctcccagctccctgtcacagtccacatttttgctccctcccagcttcctgtcagacagtccacatttttgctccttcccagctccctcgtcacacagtccatgtttttgctcccttccagctcccagtggagcaaaaacatggactgtctgtgggtcccaaaggactggattgggaaacactgttctagaaGATCTGGGTCAATGGAAGTTACCGTGGGAACGCAACGCCAAATAACGAGGGTGACAATGACAGGACAACAGGCTGGAAGGTCACAACCATCGTTGATGACCTTGGGTGAAACTGAACAGAAAGGACCGATCTCTGCTTTGTAAGGGCAGGATCTCGCCATCTAGCACAGAAGCATTCCTGGTTACTCTTCAGAAAGTGCATGGGAAGGTATTTACAGCTATTTTGCATATCTGGTTACCTGCATTCATCTGTTTAAAGATTATGTTTTTTGTTCACATCTTAACACTTTCAGTACAGATGTAACATACCAggaataaaaatgattaataatattatcattattattattattattattattaatagcaGGATTAGTAAGAACTACGATCCAAATTTAGTTCTTGGATGACGTACTATTAACGTTAAGTGTACTAAGTAGTTTTGTAAGATTTATCACTAGGTTTAATCTGACTAGTTGTTCGAGCAGAGCCTGAGAACAGTCCTTTCTGTGCAAATGTTAATGCGGGTCAACCACACCGCTGAACGCACACTAAGGTGCAACTTGTTCTTAAAAGgatcaaaaacattttttttctacattttatttttcattttaaaaaagtgacCTGTAAAAAGTGCAGAAGAAGGTCTGGAACTTTCTGTTGTTGTGTGGGGAGGGCTTAGATCTCGGGGGAAATCGAACACTTTCAGTACGTGGAAAATAACGCTCACCAAAAAAAGGgcaaatattaaacaaaaaaactgagCTTACAGTTTCCTGTGCATTTGTTAGGAAGGAAGGGTGAAGGCTGGGGGGCCCAGGGACAAGGCAAtttgctttgggggggggcgggggctagCCAATTCGCTTTTAGCAGTCCAAGAACAAGGGGATTTGCTTTGGGGGGAACCAGGAACTAAATGATtcagtcttgggggggggggggcaaacagggACTAGGCGGTTCATTTTGGGGGAGCCCAGGTACTAGGTGATTCATATTTGGTGGGTCCAGGGACTAGGTGAATCGTATTTGGGGGGCCCGGGGACTAGGTGGTTCATATTCTGTGGGTCCAGGGACAAGGTGAATCGTATTGGGGGGGCCCAGGGACTAGGTGGTTCATATTCTGTGGGTCCAGGGACTAGGTGAATCGTATTGGGCAGCTAAGTGATTCGTATTTGGTGGGTCCAGGGACTAAGCGATTCGTATTGGGAGGGCCCAGGGACTAGGTGGTTCATATTCTGTGGGTCCAGGGACTGGGCAATTCATATTCAGGGGCCCATGGACTTGGGAATTTGCTTTGGGGTGCCCCAGGGGCTAGTCGATTCATACTGGGGGCCCAGAGACTAGGCTTTCGTAATAGGGGGCCCCCAAGGACTAGGCAGTTAGTGTTGGGGGCCCCTCCCTTACTTCCGCTTGCTCCTTGTGTCGGTGGTCTGGAAGACGCTGGAGGCCGACATCAGGTTCTCGATATACTGTCCCAGCACCTGGTTCTCCGACTTCAACTTCAGATTCTCCTCCTTCACAGCATCCACCCTTGCAGACAGATCTACGAGACAAACGACTGGTTAATATTGCTATGGGAGATCTGCCAGCGCATACTGTTTTAGTTTTCCCCACACGGATCAGACCAACTGGTCAGGACTAAAGTGTGAGCCAATTGGACAGCAAGATAAAAATGTGATGGGGAATCCAGGAAAGATGGGCTGACAGAACCTCTTCGCTAATGATGTTATGGGGAGTTGTGGAGGGATTCAGTCGGATGATCTGGGAAAATGAGGAGAATATCGGGAAATGTATAGATGCAGGAGTATCTTATGGGGAATCTTCTGGCAGTACAGAACAGTTTGACTCCGGTCTTGCCTTCACCTTCCAGCGTGTGCTGCAGCTCCAGAACCTGGTTGATGAGTCTCGTCTTCTCCTCCAGTTCCAGCTGGTTCTCCATGTCTCCTGGAGCACCACCAGAGACCATAAACAAAACCATCCCTTACGGGACGGACCTGACCACACCTCCCCCCATATCTCCATACACAATATAGCTGGTTCCACCTTCACCAAAACCCAGAGACAACTTTACAGCGAGCAGGCGCTTTCAATGCGGCAAGCAGAGACACCGATCCAAGCTGGTTACCGAAAGTGCAGAGCAGCGCTTACCGTCCATGTCGCAGCTCATAGCGGAGAACTCTATTTCCTGTTTAGAATGCAGGGTTGCAGTTGTACTGTCCACTGAAAGGAGCAGAACACGTTAGTAGTGTGGCTTCCAGTCCAAGAAATGATCATTCCTGCACGTCAATCTCCTTCCCATACAGCAAAAAACAGGGAATTTAAGCCTTTTCAAAAGTAATGGAGAGGAACACTTTACATAACCCTAGAGTTATAATTCCAGGTATGACGTTTTGTTGTGGGACGCACGGATACGTTATTTAATCCGGAAAGAGCTAGATTAACAAATCATGCAGTAGAGCCAATTTAACGTCCCGCAGTAAACATAAACCAATCATTCTTCATATTTATTACACCTGTCTACCCATGCATTTCCACTTAGGTTTCTCGCGGCAATACCACTGAAAGTTAAGGGCACACACAATGAAACGGATTATATTATTGGTGAAATTTAAACAGTAAGCATATAGATATAATGAAAAACAAACGGACACATTCGTAGCCGATTTGCATGTCGACACGTGATTTAAATCATCTTAAGGTAACATATAATACTGACAGTATAGATCCTACACCTGTCgattaataaatattggggaaaaaacagtATGTTTACGCGGTATTCTTTGCAAGCGTGCCCCGCTAACCAGGATAGCTGATCTAAGTTACCTAACATGCAAATAACATAATTCTGTGACGCTGATGTGATCCCAGCCCTTCGATATCTCCTCTATTACCGATATTCCGTCGCTGGGCAGGATCGAGTAGAAATGCATGGACAAGAGGAGGAATAACGGTACGACAGAACCAAGCAGCTCCCAGGACCGTAATCAAGACACGCCGAAGCGTGGGTAGGTGACAAGAGACGCACATACACGCTGTATTTTGTCCGTAAGATATTGCTGTCCATTTGATACGGCTTAACCATCCGAGGGCTTGTGATCTAGcaaacaggattttttttatcgTGCGCATAGATAATACGGGCTACTCATCCAGCGATTTAGGGTTAAAAACTAATAGTGATGACAGGCAGAAACGGATCCCAGCGGAGGCCTCGGTACGCTGCATTCTATGCGCTCTGCAGCCGAATACATCGCATCTACAAAACTGGAGAAGGTATCaataggaaaacaaaaaaaccagcaatttcattatttaaataacaaaagATATTTTGCTTACCTTACAGGAAGAAGTTTAATTTACTGCGCGTCAGGTTTCAAAATAAATCTCCACCTCGATCTCGAGCTCCGAGCTACTTCTCAAGGATAACGCCGACACTTCTCAGTGCGCTGCTGCGGCCGCGCCCGTCCGCCCGCAAGGGGGCGCCAGTGGGGAGAGCAGCGGCGGCGGACGACAGGCAAACACTATGACGTCATGCCGCTCGGGCGTCGCACAGCACGCGCAAGCGGCTCAGGATCGCCCTGCGGAATCGCAATAAAAACACCATGCAAAGCTGTTGATGTGTAATTTTGGAAACAGTGTGCTGTAAGGGGGATAGATTTCACCCACCGAAgcacattaataaatattaaatatatttatttttatatattaaattatatattaaaatatattaaaatgtttaaaatacaatatatcAGACTCTATTTAATCATATTGAAATAAAGTGAGACAAAAGCGTATTCGCTGAATTTAAAACAAACGGTTtcaataaaaattaagtgaCATGAGTATGAAAATTTACATTATGAATAAGAGAGCCACTATAATTTCGTGTTCAGTACGGTAGGCTGACTCCACATGATGCCGCTTTCCTTTTTTATTCTGTCCGGAGGCTTCAAGAACAGCAACCCTCATAACCATTTCAGTGTGATTCATCCTTTCAGTTCATTACACTCGATTGCACAGCGGTGCCAGGCAGTGACTGAGTATAGGGGCATCACGCTTTCGTGGTCTTCCTGCATCCATAAGGACCTTTAGAGAGTAGGAAAGACCGAATTTGGCATTTATTGTGCCCCCAGTTTGGCTTGAAATGTAACGGCTGAAGGCGCGATTCTCTTTAACATAAAACTCACCCACAGATGTTGGCACCGCAAGGACAAGAAGCATCTGACCACGAAAGCGTGGCAAACACAAaccaggattaaaaaaaaacgtttGCTCTGTTCCTTGTGTGGTTTATCGAAACACAGCGCATTTATCTGTCAAACAAAATCTTCCTTGTCATTAAAATCGTGTCAATAATTCTTAGAGATCAGAAAGCGTGTAATATGCCAATGTTACTTGGTCATGGGTGGTTTCAAGAGCACCATCTGGTGGCCAATGATAAACAATTCCCGTTCAGCTCAGCGGTGGCGCTGAACACCACGGTGAGATAACAGATGGGAATAGCTCACCAAAAATCGTAGTCAAAACTAAACATTCCAAAACCCCGAGCTTTCTATACCGAAATTGATTAATAGAATATACATCTATAAAAATGCTAatctaaaatatttatttacggACATGATCATCTGTTATTTGGGGGAGCCTGAATGTTTCTGTGGTGTACAGCAGTGCTTAAATGTTTGCGGCGGTCAATGCATCGAAAGCACCAATAGAGAGTGGAGCAGTTCAGGATCTGTGTCCTGTACAGTTCCCAGGGTCTCTGGTAGAACATAACACTAGTACTTGATCTGATAAACTGATCATCCATCCAGTTTCCTGTAACTGCTTATACTATTCAAGGTTGCGGGGGGtgcagagcctatcccagaggctatgggcacaaggcagggaataacccaggatggggcaccagcctgTCACTGGGCACAGTCACACTGATGGGCATTTCAGTAACCCCAATCAAACTCAGCATGTATTTGGACTGTGAatgggaaaccagagaacctggaggaaactccatgaTGACACTGGAGAACAAGGAcactccacacatggagccacaacagggactcgaaccctggtcccaaaGGCTTGAGTCAACTGTGCCAACCAATGCACTACCATGCTGCCCTTAAGCTATTCAgtgtaaaaatatgaaaatggtaGGTGGCTTTAACAGGACCCAATTAAGCAGGTAAATACGAAAGCATATGTTCCAGTCCTGCATGTCTAGAATGTAAATCCTGGCCAATTTAGCCTGGACCAGAACTTCAGAACCACTTCAACAGACAGAATACAGACATACCATGTAAGGGAGAACAGGGGGGTTCaaaaatt is part of the Paramormyrops kingsleyae isolate MSU_618 chromosome 25, PKINGS_0.4, whole genome shotgun sequence genome and encodes:
- the LOC111853066 gene encoding short coiled-coil protein B, with protein sequence MSCDMDGDMENQLELEEKTRLINQVLELQHTLEDLSARVDAVKEENLKLKSENQVLGQYIENLMSASSVFQTTDTRSKRK